In the genome of Colletotrichum lupini chromosome 8, complete sequence, one region contains:
- a CDS encoding UDP-glucuronosyl/UDP-glucosyltransferase gives MDRSSHFDFTPSKPLETPISLGRNVVERGFGAQSKADSCTSRQALIFNLSVLNSYGPCLSDSNLGPRTHLLIELALITRTGQLPGPNTYLNDDLTRDTMLVQKMTKPLVLYAVPPREGHMRPALQITKYLISTGFDVTVLGTQRWKPIIEAVGAHFSPIIGLWKTLDDPSRWPDIAHASDPATRLAASLDGGFISLLPSGLESVRVALAGMRRREPGCQIIVLSDTCFSGTLALKLGTDLPELFADDEVVRTIGIGVVPVFWTSPERPPWGSGLPFDDSEKGRTRNAKAFKETWNSPAEDRARWVLGMMGCPKPVECLYDGLSTSMEHPFWDASTVCHDTVLQMCLRSLEFPSSDWPRKIKFAGTLPIKPIPADLTYPTWFNDVLSNSSSLQVSNLNRKKIIFVAQGTEVLDHKELIIPTMKAFATHPDVLVVACLCVTGATLDTSTFKDRKLPANARVVDYFPYDAILAHADVFVSNSGYGGFQRAVSNGLPMVQAGNTFDKPDIGRRIEWSGLGAFLAESPPSVSAVEQAVTEVLGDEKYKRRAEELRKEADTFDPLRMIEEEIMRLAQSTVPSSS, from the exons ATGGATCGAAGCAGCCACTTTGACTTTACCCCGTCAAAACCCCTTGAGACTCCAATCTCCCTGGGTCGAAATGTGGTTGAACGTGGTTTTGGGGCTCAATCTAAGGCTGACTCGTGTACTTCCAGACAAGCTTTGATCTTCAACCTCAGCGTTCTTAATTCGTACGGCCCTTGCTTATCTGACAGCAATTTAGGACCCCGGACTCATCTGCTAATTGAGTTAGCTCTGATAACGAGAACTGGACAACTACCCGGTCCAAACACTTATCTCAATGACGACTTGACAAGAG ACACAATGCTGGTCCAAAAAATGACAAAACCCTTGGTTCTCTACGCTGTACCTCCACGCGAGGGACACATGCGACCAGCGCTTCAAATCACCAAATATCTCATCAGCACCGGCTTCGACGTCACGGTCTTGGGAACACAGAGGTGGAAGCCGATAATCGAGGCAGTCGGCGCCCACTTCAGTCCCATCATCGGACTCTGGAAAACCCTCGACGATCCATCTCGCTGGCCAGACATCGCACACGCATCGGATCCAGCCACGAGACTTGCCGCATCTCTCGATGGGGGATTCATCTCGTTGCTACCAAGCGGGCTGGAGTCAGTGCGGGTGGCGTTGGCGGGTATGAGGCGACGAGAGCCCGGCTGCCAAATCATCGTTCTGTCGGATACGTGCTTTTCTGGGACGCTGGCGTTGAAGTTGGGCACCGACTTGCCAGAACTGTTTGCAGATGATGAGGTTGTTCGGACTATCGGGATCGGTGTCGTGCCAGTGTTCTGGACCAGCCCTGAGCGGCCACCATGGGGATCTGGACTCCCTTTCGATGACAGTGAGAAAGGGCGGACAAGGAATGCGAAAGCATTCAAGGAGACGTGGAACAGCCCTGCTGAAGATCGCGCGAGGTGGGTTTTGGGAATGATGGGATGTCCCAAGCCCGTTGAGTGCCTTTACGATGGACTCTCAACGAGCATGGAACATCCCTTCTGGGACGCATCGACAGTCTGTCACGACACAGTCCTGCAGATGTGTCTCCGGAGTCTCGAGTTTCCGTCATCCGACTGGCCACGGAAAATCAAGTTCGCGGGCACACTCCCGATCAAACCTATTCCAGCTGACCTCACATATCCAACGTGGTTCAATGACGTTCTCTCAAACAGCTCATCTCTCCAGGTATCAAATCTCAATCGCAAGAAGATCATCTTTGTGGCCCAGGGAACGGAAGTCCTGGACCACAAAGAACTCATCATCCCGACAATGAAGGCCTTCGCTACACATCCCGATGTTCTAGTCGTCGCGTGTCTTTGCGTGACCGGAGCAACTCTCGACACAAGCACTTTCAAGGACCGGAAATTGCCCGCAAATGCTCGGGTGGTGGATTACTTCCCGTATGACGCGATTCTGGCACACGCGGACGTCTTTGTGTCGAACAGCGGGTACGGAGGGTTTCAGCGTGCGGTTTCGAATGGTCTTCCTATGGTGCAAGCAGGCAACACGTTTGACAAGCCAGACATTGGGAGAAGGATCGAATGGTCTGGCTTGGGGGCGTTTCTAGCCGAGTCACCTCCATCTGTGAGCGCCGTGGAGCAGGCAGTCACAGAGGTTCTGGGTGATGAGAAGTATAAGAGACGAGCAGAGGAGCTTAGGAAAGAAGCGGACACGTTTGATCCGTTGCGAATGATTGAAGAAGAGATTATGCGTTTAGCTCAGTCGACGGTGCCTTCGTCAAGTTGA
- a CDS encoding WSC domain-containing protein, giving the protein MALRSIAAVALLAQGSAAQVLGLPLPTLPINVGLTTTIAGVGVGANVGNTVSVSIGLGGVATVVAGVGTTVAASVGVAGATVTAGVNSGGVAASVGAGGLPVTVGAGTNGVGVGIGGVATVGIGGGGVSVALPIATLVLNPVGVVSTLPGGGVTTVFPSTTVSSVASSVTSTLAVATSSPTAAGSTGASTVSSATTGITSVPSVSTSVGSATTSVGTTSIASSFTSTVVSTSSFVSGSSTIVTNLSSVTSGVTSVPSVTTSIGSGTSSVITTSVASSFTSTLVSTSSFTSDGSTFVTTISSTSEGVTSVPTTSTIDTQISSSSSTSTSTSSAAASSSASVNPLTVGDASYLGCFRSPTSFPTFVLTQSAASMTIERCIAACPSSKYVGLFANDCFCGSTVDSVNEISVPDDQCNIPCGGNSAERCGGQVGLTRRQLIGLNVRFTIYIRLGLAGGTTASATVTTSFTTTTTGTVTSCPPGVSTCAIGSLTTGVTTVTTTYCPTETPAPNPCSNGQCYGQPCYGDDCYKKLVCYGDYVSFDYPCYGDECRRRLVCVDGLCHPETCSGYDCGRKIICKSGLCGYSQCQGDECIKEKITCYGNACKIETCSGDECYKKYVCTGDMCEHETCPYTDVNKKYECTDDKCKVVTPCNGDCPKPQPPSTLPYPTGTAPAIPPASPPASPPAVPTATPPMGQPPLNPSVSVSPPVNSAQPPVGAPPSGAPPSGPAVTPPAGQPPLNPSVSVSPPVNSAQPPAGQPPANPPAGQPSVNPTAPGGGVPTGGAKPPVVTVAGSSRSSVPFSFVGMALGAVAGVVFLL; this is encoded by the coding sequence ATGGCGCTCCGCTCTATCGCGGCCGTTGCCCTCCTGGCCCAGGGATCTGCGGCCCAGGTTCTCGGGCTCCCGCTCCCCACTCTTCCCATTAACGTCGGCCTTACCACCACGATTGCAGGCGTGGGCGTCGGTGCCAATGTCGGCAACACTGTCAGTGTCAGCATCGGTCTCGGCGGTGTTGCCACCGTTGTTGCTGGCGTGGGAACCACAGTTGCCGCCTCTGTTGGTGTTGCCGGAGCCACCGTCACTGCTGGTGTCAACTCAGGAGGTGTCGCAGCCTCAGTCGGTGCTGGTGGCCTCCCGGTCACCGTCGGAGCCGGAACTAACGGAGTCGGTGTCGGTATTGGCGGTGTTGCCACCGTCGGcatcggtggtggtggtgtcaGCGTTGCTCTCCCCATCGCAACCCTCGTTCTCAACCCCGTGGGCGTTGTCTCAACCCTTCCCGGAGGAGGTGTCACGACTGTTTTCCCGTCTACAACAGTCAGCTCTGTTGCCTCAAGTGTCACCTCAACTCTGGCCGTAGCCACCTCGTCCCCAACGGCCGCAGGCAGCACAGGTGCTTCCACTGTCTCCTCCGCCACTACTGGAATCACCAGCGTGCCCTCCGTCTCCACCAGCGTTGGATCTGCTACGACCTCTGTTGGCACCACCAGCATCGCCTCATCCTTCACCTCGACTGTCGTATCTACCTCCAGCTTCGTCAGTGGTAGCAGCACCATCGTGACTAACCTCTCAAGCGTCACCTCGGGCGTTACCAGTGTCCCTTCGGTCACCACGAGCATCGGATCAGGCACCTCTTCGGTCATCACCACTAGCGTTGCTTCTTCCTTCACATCCACGCTCGTTTCCACCTCGAGCTTCACCAGCGATGGCAGCACCTTTGTCACAACCATCAGCTCTACGTCCGAGGGCGTCACCAGCGTTCCCACCACGTCCACCATTGACACGCAGATTTCTTCCTCCAGCTCTACCTCCACCTCCACCTCCAGTGCTGCTGCGTCCTCCAGCGCGTCTGTCAACCCTCTGACTGTCGGTGATGCGAGCTACTTGGGCTGCTTCCGCTCTCCCACAAGCTTCCCGACCTTTGTTCTCACTCAGTCTGCTGCGTCCATGACAATCGAGCGTTGCATTGCTGCTTGCCCATCCAGCAAGTACGTCGGTCTCTTCGCCAATGATTGCTTCTGTGGCTCAACTGTGGACTCTGTCAACGAGATCTCCGTTCCTGATGACCAGTGCAACATTCCCTGCGGTGGCAACAGCGCTGAGCGTTGCGGTGGCCAGGTCGGACTGACCAGACGTCAACTCATTGGCCTCAACGTCCGCTTCACCATCTACATCCGCCTCGGACTGGCTGGTGGAACCACCGCGTCTGCGACTGTTACTACTTCTTTCACAACAACGACTACTGGAACCGTCACTTCTTGCCCTCCTGGAGTCTCGACCTGCGCCATCGGATCTCTCACCACCGGCGTTACCACTGTCACAACCACCTACTGCCCTACTGAGACTCCCGCGCCCAACCCCTGCAGCAACGGACAGTGCTACGGCCAGCCGTGCTACGGCGATGACTGCTACAAGAAGCTCGTTTGCTACGGTGACTACGTCAGCTTCGACTACCCCTGCTACGGTGATGAGTGCCGCCGTCGCCTCGTGTGCGTGGACGGACTCTGCCACCCAGAGACTTGCAGCGGATACGACTGCGGCCGCAAGATCATCTGCAAGAGTGGACTCTGCGGATACTCTCAGTGCCAGGGAGACGAGTGCATCAAGGAGAAGATCACCTGCTACGGCAACGCCTGCAAGATCGAGACCTGCTCAGGAGACGAGTGCTACAAGAAGTACGTCTGCACTGGCGACATGTGCGAGCACGAGACCTGCCCGTACACCGACGTCAACAAGAAGTACGAGTGCACCGACGACAAGTGCAAGGTCGTCACGCCTTGCAACGGTGACTGCCCCAAGCCCCAGCCGCCGAGCACCCTTCCGTACCCCACCGGCACCGCCCCGGCCATTCCTCCCGCCAGCCCTCCAGCGAGCCCCCCGGCTGTGCCTACGGCTACTCCCCCTATGGGACAGCCTCCTTTGAACCCTTCCGTGTCGGTCTCGCCTCCCGTCAACTCTGCTCAGCCCCCTGTTGGTGCACCTCCTTCAGGAGCACCTCCTTCCGGCCCTGCAGTTACTCCCCCGGCCGGCCAGCCTCCTTTGAACCCTTCCGTGTCGGTCTCGCCTCCCGTCAACTCTGCTCAGCCCCCTGCTGGTCAGCCCCCTGCCAACCCTCCCGCAGGTCAGCCCTCCGTCAACCCCACGGCACCCGGCGGTGGTGTTCCCACAGGAGGCGCCAAGCCCCCTGTTGTTACCGTTGCCGGTTCCAGCAGATCATCTGTTCCGTTCAGCTTCGTCGGCATGGCTCTGGGCGCGGTTGCTGGAGTCGTCTTCCTGTTGTAA